Within Bdellovibrionales bacterium, the genomic segment TGCCATTGTGTCTGATCTCCCCCTCCACAGTGATGATTCATCGGAGCATTTTCAATGAGGTGGGACTTTTTCGTGAAGATTTTCCCGTCTGTGAGGACTACGAGTTATGGCTCAGAATAACTTCGCAGTTCAATGTGAATTTTCTGGAAGAGCCTCTGATTATTAAATACGGAGGACACGATGATCAACTCTCAGGAAAGTTCAAAGCCATGGATTACTGGCGAACGAAAGCCCTCTTTCCATATCTAAGAAGCGCATATATCACTGAACCTGAAAAAAGGCAGGTCGCCCAATGCCTTGTTTCCAAAGCTTCCATTTTGCTGAGGGGTTACGAAAAGCACAAGAATTGGAAAAATTACGAAGAAATGCAACATTTTCGCGTCGTGGCCCAGGAATTTCTCGACAGTCCTTTTCTTGATACCGAGTCGGTGCTAGATTAGCGATCAATGGAATTCAAACCACCGCCTTCCCTGAAACGTGTTCCGAGCAACGTCCTTGATCGTGGTTTCAAGCTAGCAAAACTCACTGCCAAATTGAGCGTACGAGCTGTCGGACATTCCTTGGGAAAATGGACTCCGAATTGGATTCATGAAAAAGGTGATCCAGAATCTTTAAGAAGATACCTTGGCGCGCAGGCCTCTCTATTAACTAAGGAACTGGGCCAATTGAAAGGCTCCGTTATGAAGGCAGGCCAACTTCTCTCGACCTACGGTGAACATTTTTTACCACCCGAAGTAAACGAATTTCTAAAAACTTTGCAGTCTGAATCCACTCCGCTGGAATGGAGTGAAATTGAAAAAGTTTTAGAGCGAGAATTGGGACGGGAAAAACTCGATCTTTTGGAAATCGATCCAACGGCCTGGGCCGCCGCTTCGCTTGGCCAGGTTCATCGCGCAAAAATTCGGACAACTGGAGAAGAAGTAGCTCTCAAGATCCAGTATCCCGGGGTTGATCGGGCTATCGAAACAGACCTCTCTTTTTTACGAGTTATCTTCCAGATCACCGATATCTTTCCTACGGGCTTTCAAAGCCAGCCCATCATGAATGAAATTCGGCAAATGCTCACAAGAGAGCTTGATTACAATTTGGAATTCGCGGCGACAAAGTGGTTTCATCAAAAGTTGGAATCCGAGCCCTATATTCAGGTGCCGAAGGTGTACGAGAATTTCTCTACTGGATCGGTGCTCACAACAGAATTTATTGCTTCCCTTCCGGTCGACGACATCCAAGTTAGGTCTTGGCCGCAAAGTGTTCGAAACAAAATTGCCGAGCTGTTCTTAAAAGTTTACATGTGTGAATTGTTTGAGTGGGGTCGTATTCAGACTGATCCACATTTTGGAAATTATCGTTTGAGATTGTCTGAAAATGGACATCCCATATTGGTCCTTCTGGATTTTGGCGCTGTCCGAGAAATCTCTCCGGCTTTTCAAAGCTCTTATCATCTCATGGTAAGTGGAGCCATACATCGAAACGCAGACGATGTTCTTGCGGGAGGAAGTGCTCTCGGATTTATTCAACCCAAGGATCCACCCCAGCTTCGTCAACTTTTTGTTGATCTGTGTTTTCTCATTACGGAACCATTTATTGATCCATCCTGGAACAGCAATTCGCAAAGTTTCATGAACCTGAGCGGAGAATACAATTGGGGAATCAGTGATTTACCCCAGAGGGTTGCTCGACTCGGAGCCCAAATGGTGACCCAATTTCAATTTAGAACACCTCCCCAGGAAGTGATCTTCATTGATCGCAAACTGGGCGGTACTTTTACCTTTCTAAGCAATCTCAATGCTGTTCTCAATGCCCGACCGCTTGTGTCCCGTTACCTCTGAGTCATCTGTGAATCGTCCACCTTGGAAACCTCAAAGAAGCAGAGGAAAGTTCGAAAGCGCCCTGGGTCTTGACCCGAAGAATTTCATTCAGGCACTATGAAACAGTGGAGTTTGTAAGCATTTCGGAACTCGTCATTCAAAGTGCGCCAAATTCCGGATTGCTGAACTTTCCTGATCTATATTTTTAGGTCTCCCACCGACAGGTGGTAAACAAAAAAAAAGGGGTTGTCGTGAAAACATTAATAGTCGCAATGATCGCGCTGGGATTGTCCAGCCTAGCAAATGCCGATTCGAAGGAATTTGATCTAGGTGGCATTTCAGAAGTTGAAGTCAATAACTGTAGCGGCGATATTAGCATCACTGCCGTTAATTCAGGGAAAGCCGCTGTGACTGCGACCAAAAAGCAGTTTGGTGAGCACTGTCAACTGACAATCGATAAAAAGGGCAGAACCCTCTTTGTAGGAGTCGAAAAAACAGGCGTGTTTAAGGATGATTGCGAAGTTGATTTCGAC encodes:
- a CDS encoding AarF/ABC1/UbiB kinase family protein, translated to MEFKPPPSLKRVPSNVLDRGFKLAKLTAKLSVRAVGHSLGKWTPNWIHEKGDPESLRRYLGAQASLLTKELGQLKGSVMKAGQLLSTYGEHFLPPEVNEFLKTLQSESTPLEWSEIEKVLERELGREKLDLLEIDPTAWAAASLGQVHRAKIRTTGEEVALKIQYPGVDRAIETDLSFLRVIFQITDIFPTGFQSQPIMNEIRQMLTRELDYNLEFAATKWFHQKLESEPYIQVPKVYENFSTGSVLTTEFIASLPVDDIQVRSWPQSVRNKIAELFLKVYMCELFEWGRIQTDPHFGNYRLRLSENGHPILVLLDFGAVREISPAFQSSYHLMVSGAIHRNADDVLAGGSALGFIQPKDPPQLRQLFVDLCFLITEPFIDPSWNSNSQSFMNLSGEYNWGISDLPQRVARLGAQMVTQFQFRTPPQEVIFIDRKLGGTFTFLSNLNAVLNARPLVSRYL